From Nevskia ramosa DSM 11499, one genomic window encodes:
- a CDS encoding SDR family NAD(P)-dependent oxidoreductase, with protein MNQGGFAVFGGSGGLGEVVARQLAQRGPVQVGYLRNQAKADALCAAINATGGRAHSAAVDIRDPASVQQFIEQARGTLGPLAGVVSVTGPAIPLRPLAEVGLEDFRRILEIDVLGSFNILKAVVPVLKADGGGAIVMFVTTAVLRTLENDGMSSTPKMSVAGLVRLMAREAGPDNVRVNAIAPGVIDAGIVHSSFEVDEVAKGVIESCLAQTPMRRMGRPEEIAATVDFLMSPGAGYISGQILAVDGGYSA; from the coding sequence ATGAATCAGGGCGGATTCGCGGTATTCGGCGGCAGCGGCGGTCTCGGCGAGGTCGTGGCGCGCCAGTTGGCGCAGCGCGGTCCGGTGCAGGTCGGCTACCTGCGCAATCAGGCCAAGGCCGACGCACTGTGTGCGGCGATCAACGCTACCGGCGGACGCGCGCACAGTGCTGCAGTGGATATCCGTGATCCCGCGTCCGTGCAGCAGTTCATCGAGCAGGCGCGCGGCACGCTCGGGCCGCTGGCCGGTGTGGTGTCGGTGACCGGTCCGGCAATTCCATTGCGGCCGTTGGCCGAGGTCGGGCTGGAGGATTTTCGGCGGATTCTCGAAATCGACGTGCTCGGTAGCTTCAACATCCTGAAGGCGGTAGTGCCGGTGCTGAAGGCCGATGGCGGCGGGGCGATCGTGATGTTCGTGACCACCGCCGTGCTGCGGACGCTGGAGAACGACGGCATGTCGTCTACGCCAAAGATGAGCGTTGCCGGACTGGTACGGCTGATGGCGCGCGAGGCCGGGCCGGACAATGTGAGGGTCAATGCCATCGCGCCAGGCGTGATCGACGCGGGCATCGTGCACAGCTCTTTCGAGGTCGATGAAGTGGCCAAAGGCGTGATCGAGTCCTGCCTCGCGCAGACGCCGATGCGGCGCATGGGCCGACCGGAAGAGATTGCTGCGACGGTCGATTTCCTGATGTCGCCGGGCGCGGGGTACATCAGCGGACAGATTCTGGCGGTGGACGGCGGTTACAGCGCCTGA
- a CDS encoding GNAT family N-acetyltransferase — MTVAPQTAGTRPYRPEDRAACLAAFDSNVPVYFDASERADFESFLDQHPGRYFVAVDADGQVQGCAGYALNTAGDAADLCWAMVHRQQHRAGLGRLLLDARLQAIRSEGSVREVRLSTSQHAAGFYQRFGFVTKLIVPGGFAPGIDRCDMVLALI, encoded by the coding sequence ATGACCGTAGCCCCACAAACTGCTGGCACCCGTCCCTATCGCCCCGAGGACCGCGCGGCCTGCCTCGCGGCCTTCGACAGCAATGTGCCGGTCTACTTCGATGCCTCCGAGCGGGCGGATTTCGAATCCTTCCTCGATCAGCATCCGGGCCGCTACTTCGTCGCCGTGGATGCCGATGGCCAAGTGCAGGGCTGTGCCGGCTACGCGCTCAACACGGCGGGCGATGCCGCCGATCTGTGCTGGGCCATGGTCCACCGCCAGCAGCACCGCGCAGGGCTGGGAAGGCTGCTGCTTGATGCCCGCCTGCAGGCGATCCGCAGCGAAGGCTCCGTGCGCGAAGTCCGCCTGAGCACCAGCCAGCACGCGGCCGGTTTCTATCAGCGCTTCGGCTTTGTCACCAAGCTGATCGTGCCCGGAGGCTTTGCACCGGGTATCGATCGTTGCGACATGGTGTTGGCGCTGATTTGA